The Ctenopharyngodon idella isolate HZGC_01 chromosome 19, HZGC01, whole genome shotgun sequence genomic sequence TGTGGGTGCAGTTCATGAACATGCTTAAATCTGCAGGTTTACAGGTAGCGTGAAGCTGAAAGGGATCATTATTGCTGGAGAAGATGATGAGTCACACCCAGCTGAAATGAGACTGTGAGTTTGCTCTCATTGTGAAGTGAGACCTCTTGCAGCCTCACATATGGATAATGCAACTACAATTTACACGAATGAGTGTTGCAACTTGCTTAGCAGTTTGTTTTAAGAATATTAATATGTGCAGTTGCAACACTCAATtttataaactgtaaaataCATTCCTGGGCAAAAATTGGgcttttaattgtcttaaccacaaattattgCTCAGGAAATTAgctaaatttaaacaaatgcactacttaaaggattagttcacttcagaattaaaatttcctgataatttactcacccacatgtcatccaagatgtttatgtctttctttcttcagtcgaaaagaaatgaaggtttttgaggaaaacattccaggatttttctccatatagtggactttaacagggaccaacgggttgaaggtccaaattgcagtttcagcgCAGCTTCAAAatgctctacacgatcccagatgaggaataagggtcttatctagcgaaataattggtgatttttctaaaaacaaataaaaatgtatatacttttaaccacaaatgctcgtcttgcgctgctctgcgatgcgccacgcattatgtaatcatgttggaaaggtggcagaagtaccgatccagtgtctacgaagcgaacgtgcaaagactacgtcaaatggcctttacaaaaaaaaaaaggttggaggagaaaatgagatggagtttttcgccctaccgcggtacttctgcctatgtcatgcgtgacctttccaacgtgattatgtaatgcatggcacatcgcagagcagtgcaagatgagcatttgtggttaaaaagtatataaatctgtttttttttttttttttttaagaaaatgactgatcgtttcactagataagactcttattcctcgtctgggatcatgtagagccctttgaagctgcactgaaactgcagtttggaccttcaacccgttggtccctgttgaagtccactatatggagaaaaatcctggaatgttttcctcaaaaaccttaatttcttttcagctaaaaaaagaaagacataaatatcttggatgacatgagggtgagtaaattatcaggacatttaaattcttaagtgaactaatcctttaaaaagcCATTGCTGTCTCAGGAAAAACCTCAAAGACAGAATGAAGTTTTTGGAAGAATATGGGAAGTTgtgtgtggagtgatgaatcacaatgaaacatgagTTGCAAGGTGATGCTCCAAAGCGTCATCTTCGAAaatctgctgagaaatataataataagtgAAGCATGAAGAGAAGAGGCATCATTGTCTGGGGAGCCTTTTTAGCTATTTCattgtgaaaagtcatttattgctttggagtacaggagaatattgcagaatggcttgcttcccacaaattaaaagttatgtaaagaggaatgatcagatgttttcaacaagacaatgctCCTGCTCAAACtgcaaagacaaccaagaagtggcttgagaacaagttttggcctggtcagagtccagatttgaaccctatagtgaatatttgatctcacattaaactcaaacgaACTGGGAGACATTTTTCAGCTACTTAAGAACTGTTTGAAGCCATCTTTTTGTTCTGTAAAAAGCTCCCTGCAGGTTTACCCACACAACTTTAACATGCAAAACTGTCAATCCCATTTTTGGGGAACAGTCCCcaacttaaatttttaaatcttgaatacttttgagcacagacttaagtttggtctccTTATAAAGGGGACACTTGGCAGAAGTGAAGTGAAGAAAAATTATgaaagtgaaatgaaaaaaaaaaagttatttaagttttagtttaggaaaatgtaaaatgtaaaaatatgatttcttataatttatgtaaaatatatattttacaaaactgttttactctaaaactacaagaaaatcaaaaccaaaatctaaaatctaatcaagttgtttcaaatttcaaaattgagctttcagtaagattttgtttgggcgcagtaccaaacttttccaCTAGAGACCGTCCAGGCTCCATTGGTGACCACATAAGGACTCTTCCATTTCCATATAGCCTATGGTTTCAGTGACCTAAAccatttatttctataatttttatacaatttatgaaACTGACATCCTATTCAGAAATAGTATGGGCAGAATGGCAGTATTTAGTTTGAATTCAACCTTTAACAAACACGTAAAAGACATACAAAAAAGAACaaggtttttcattttcattgctgtttcaaaataaatgtctgaACATGCCTTATGAGTCTGAAAATATGGTTGCGAATTAATAAGTTACTGTTCCTCTGTCATTTGTCTTGAAAATCAGAAAACTACAAATATGAAAACTACAATTTAGAAtaagatattattattttaaatatataatggcAAACGTCCTGCCTTTTTAAGGGGTTACAGAAAACAAAAGGGAAGGTTATTCCATGCTAAGTTActttatctacagtatttgtgcaGTTCTCGCTAaccagtgatttgtgattaaaatgcttaagaccattaaaagaccactaaatattttgccatttttggcttggcacagttttatttttttcccaggaGTGTAGTTTTGTGCCTGTTGTGTTAGATTTGTTTAACAGAtgtaaataatgataataaagtgcaaaaacaattttataaacACTTGCTTTTATGGAGCTTTGCAAATATTTAGATATTCTTTACAGTGTCTGTTGCATCGTAAAAACACACCGAGCTGAAATGAGACTGAGTTTGCTCTTGCAGCGTCACATATGGATTATGCATTTACAATTTACATGAATACGTGTTGCAACTGGGTGCTTTTTGAGCAGGTTCAAGAACATACCACAAATGTCATTTGATGATACAAGCAGAGAGCCAGAACAAGCCTTTCGTCTAAACCGGGATCCGCTTGCTGAGCTTGAGTATCCAACCAAGTAAGCTATTTTAAGTATGTTAACATGCTCAAGCACATTAATTATACATCCTCTATGTTGACCACCCCCAACATTTTATATAGGATTGCGAGATTCTCCAATGTGGAGCACTTATCTATCCACATATCTCGAAACTTTGGGGCAGAATCCACTCGTGTGTATTACATTGGTCTGCGGGGAGAATTCACTCAGGTTAGTACTGGATCCTGCTATAACAATACCAGTTCCATCATCACTATTAATAACTGGTTGAAAATGCAccatattacaatattacacTAGTGTTGCTGTTTCAATAAATATGTTTCACCTTAGAAAGAAAAATaggataaaaaaatctttcGTCTAGCATCTTTTTATCCCTCTTTCAGGCTCACAGACATGAGGTGACAATCTGCAACTATGAAGCAGCAGCCAATCCAGCAGATCACAAAGTGGAGAGCATCACGCCCCAGACACAGTTCATATCATGACAAATGGAGGAAAGAGAAGCTCACGCGTGCTGCGTGAAACTATAAAAGTGTGCATGAGTTTTGATAATGGTGagatgaacagatttatttaGGAGCGTTTGTTCATCTGCAAATGTgccaataaatattaaactatataAGCATAATTACTGAATGTATGCTTATGTCAAATAAACACCGTGTGCTTCAAATAACAGAACAGATGAGCCATGCAAGAAGTCTGTTCTTTAAAAATCTAGTGGAAAGTTTGTTCTCAGTTTGGTTTTGCAATATCGTACTCATccatttaatatttcttttgcATAATTGCTTTGGGTCAAATGAGAGATTAAAAACCATTTAGGAAAATGTGTTCTAATTGGGTCCTCGAAGTGTTTAATATTGATGGATTCATGCAGTTTGTTTAATAAGAAATCTTCCTGGTTAATTTCAACCACTTTTGGCATTTCATAACATCATGCATATTTTATAACAACAATGCTGTTAGTTCATAAACATACAATCTCAATTCATGGGTTTttccacaaataaatgtgacaGGAGCAGCAAATTTTGAGCATCCATCTCTTTAAATCCATTTCTCCTCACTTATGCATAACAGTGTGTTGCTGTAAAACAAACCACTGATAAGTTAAGAAAACCCATAATGATATTTTGTTTAGAATTATTACTAAGGCTTTTCTTAGCTTAAAATGTTTGTTGCAAGTGCAACCGTGATGTGCTAAATATTACAatgtttaaaatagctttatgGTCTGTTGTGGTTATTTAAAAGATTTCCAACAAATAAAtagttgtttaattttttttttattttataaaaaacaaatgtatataaGACTTAAAACTTGTTTTGTGCTTTGCTTTATTTAGTGTCACAAAATCTGCTTGCACTGCAAATTTCACAATCCATAAAATAATTTGCATTAGTAGTATTACATTTTgtgagtttaaagggatagttcacccaaaaatgaaaaatctgtcatcgtttattcaccctcaagttgttccaaacctgtgtatatttctttgttctgctgtacgcaatgaaagatatttggaagaatgtttgtaaccaagcagatctcgccccctagtaggaaaaaaaaatactgtggcagtcaatgggggtgagatctgcctggttacaaatattcttctaaatatcttcctttgtgtacagcagaacaaagaaatttatacaggtttggaacaacttgagggggagtaaacgatgacagatttttcatttttgggcgaactgtccctttaagagacatttaaaaacatttttttttttttttttacattagctTTTGATCATGTATGAGTCACGAGGTATTGTTGCCGTAGGTATTGTTCTTAGGATTTTTCCCGAATggtttttaaattttacttttattcttTCAGTATATTGTAGTCATCAACACTGTTGTTTCATTATGTGCTTCATAAATAATTAGAACTGGAATTTTGGCCTTAcacttacaaaatattttactagCTACAAATCGCTGCCTTTGTAAAATTTAAGCTCACGCGGTTGAACAACGGCGATGACATCACGACGCCGTGTCTCCGCCCCTCTCCGGCAGAAGGAGCGGAAGTTCCGTTGTGACCTGGGCTAGCAAGCGGTGAGTCAATAAATTTGTAGCAGTGGGCCGCTGTTTATATctgctttttttctgtctgAACCCTCAAATTTAGTCTACCCCCTGGCCTTGGCTTTATCGATCGCTATAAAGGCGCAAGCTTGCCGCTGAGCAGCGTAATAGTGGGCTTAATCGCGGGGGTAGAGAGATCCAGATAGCTCCATCTATGAGGCTGGGGATTCATTGAGACAATAATACAGGCGGAACAGGATTAAGCTGCCTAACTGCGATCATGTCGCTCGAGTATTAATGAAGCGACCTAGCGGCTTTATTTATACATGTATCCTGTGCTTGATTCTGACAGGCTGAAAAAAACGAGCTGTGCTTCATCCGTTTCTCTATTGTTTTCACTGCCCATCCCTGTTCCTATTTTTTCTGAATATATAATCGTGGTATTCACGCGAAGGATCGCATTAGAGATGATCAATACAGTCATTTGTTAATGTGCATCAATAAGCCATTGTGTAACAAGCGCTCAAACTGGTGATGCATAAGAACACCATGCACTTTCATTAGGGGAAAGTCATTTCTTCTTGTGTTTAGTGGGGATATCATTAGCAGGTGGTTTAATAGAAGTATTTGATAACATATGCATTACTAAAGTCCAGGAAGACAGACTGAACCCATAAAACCACGGAGTTCATTCAAGTGTTTGTTTGAAACACTCCAGGCTTAAACTTGTGGGTCACCCAGGCCACTAATGAAACCATTAAACTGGAGTGTTTTGCCTCATGCAGCTGTCAAGATTTGATTTCTAAGCACTGTCATGTGGTTCCAGGAAAACAGGGACCCGTGGTTTTCATTTAGACTTCATTAGAAACCGTTTTCTGGGAACGTCTGCAAGTACAAACTTGTGATCTGCACAGCCATCAGTAGAAAATGAAGATCTCTGTGTATGATTAACATAAGTGTCGGCGCTTATCCAGTAGGCTAAATTACCCTgtaatttttcactttttctttcCCTCGTCTAGATTTCGGTAGAGCACTTTTACTTTTAGATGGGCATGAATTGCTAgttaaaatgactttaaatgataagttcacttcagaattaaaatttcctgataatttactcacccccgtgtcatccaagatgtttatgtctttctttcttcagtcgaaaagaaattgaagtttttaaggaaaaaattccaggatttttctccatatagtggacttcaacagggaccaacgggttgaaggtccaaatgtcagtttcagtgcagcttcaaagggctctaaacgatcccagatgaggaataagggtcttatttagagaaacgatcggccattttataaaaaacatttaattatatactttttaaccacaaatgcttgtcttgcactgctctgcgatgcgccacgcattacgtaatcatgttggaaaggtcacacaaTTAGGCAGAAGTAccaagcaagtgtttacaaagtggcctttacaaaaaaaggtaaaacaacgatgtcggatgattttgaagttggaggagaaaatgagatacTTCACGCTTGACCTTTCCagtgtgattatgtaatgcgtggcgcatcgcagagcagtgcaagacgaacatttgtgattaaaaagtatataattttttttttttttttagaaaatgaccgatcatttcactagataagacccttattcctcgtctgggatcgtgtagagccctttgaagctgcactgaaactgacatttggaccttcaacccgttggtccctgttgaagtccactatatggagaaaaatactggaatgttttcctcaaaaaccttaatttctttttgactgaagaaaaaaagacataaacatcttggatgacacgggggtgagtaaattatcaggaagttttaattctgaagtgaactaatcctttaacaacaCTGGTAATTAAACCAACTTTTGTTAATCATTCTGCAGCCTGCTGACAGTTTCTTTCTAAAATCGCTGGTTTGTATCTTTAATAACCATTTATCCAATATTAATTGCCTGGGCCTTTGAATTTTGCATAAACATGTTGTACTGATTTGCTTTTGAActtgttgtttttgtatttttctaaaAGCACTCCTCACATTGTATGTGTGGCAACAATATGTCTGTACCTCTGCTCGCTGAAGCCGTGACGGTGTCCGGGACGGAGAAGGAGACGGCTGTGGTGAGAGACCGGTCCAATCATTAACTAAAACCTAAAGTTGCCCAAGTGATTAGCATTACACAGGCTTCAAATATACCAAATCAGTTTCCTCGTAGGGTTAGCTcacctgaaaataaaaattctctcatcatttactcatcctcatgttattccaaacccataagactttggttcatcttcttcagaacacacataatttttaattaaatctgagaggtttccaggtaaccaaaactccaaaaaggtcataaaaCAAGTCTATATGAATCGAGttgtttaatccaagtcttctaaagagacacgatcgctttatatgataaacagatttcatttagacttttatttacATCTAAACAATGATCGACGCACATATATAGAGCTTGGGAAACACGGATGCTCAAAATGTGCTGTGACATGTTTAGCATATGTGATTTtctctatgtatgtgtgtttacatgtgaataaaagcctaaattaaatctgttcagcaTATGAAGTGAACATATCTCTTcacaagacttggattaaactgttcaattcatatggattcatttcaCAACATctttatgacctttttggatGAGTTTAAGTTTTGGTTAGCTGGACTTTCACaagagggacagaaacctctcaggtttcattacaAATATCTTCATATGCGTTTCAAAtatcttatgggtttggaacgacgtgagggtgagttaatgaagacagaattttcatttttgggtgaactatgcctttaaagtCTATCTGCTGCCGCCTTTATTGGAAGAAAAAGGCAAATAGATTCACAGAAAACTCAAGCTTGCTATTGAGATGGtatcttcatataaaataaccAAGAGTCAGCATCGAACACAGGAAATCGGGCCTCTTTTGGGCTTTTGCAGAGATTAGTTTCACATCATATTCTGTTAACTTTGCAGGTGATCTTCCTTCATGGCTTGGGTGACACAGGGTAAGTCCTGTTCATTACCTGCCTGTTGCAGGATCTTTTAATGCCCCTCATCCTGCATGGAAATAACCCTGTCGTGTTACTTCTTATAGACACGGCTGGGCTGATTCCATGATGTCTATCAGACTGCCGTACGTCAAATACATCTGCCCACACGCGTAAGTGACAGACTGTGAattgcaaaacattttagatGCATTGGTTGTTGTGCAACAAAGAACTATTGTTAGTTTCACTTTAGTTTCTTTGTGTAGTTTATTGCAAATGAGTCTGTCATACTTTCTGACTCTAGACCCCGAATCCCTGTAACGCTGAACATGAAGATGACCATGCCCTCATGGTAAGTTGCCTCTGCTGCGCATAACATTAACATTctagtatatttatttaaaagtgatgtgaggatataaaatataatttaaacctGAAAGTGAACAATGTTTgatgattttgaaaaatgtaaaacaaaaggTATGTATGATTTCAGATTCTGTACTATTCTAGGCCATTTAATCAATGTGAcattgatcatgtgactctttgTACAGATGTTACATACTTGTGGTTAAAAAAGGAAGGAGTAAACCAAATACTACGACATTCTGAAAGTCATGTTAAATGTTTCAGTTGTCATACTCCAATTGTTATTTtaagtaatatataatataatataatataatataatacaataatcagctttgcaatcacaagaatacattttaaaatacattaaaatagaaaccagctttttaaaaagtaatatttcacaatgttaaatgtttttactgtattttttattacataaatgcagccttgatgagcatataTGACTATTTaatataatcagtgttattttagtttttattttagttttatagttttattaataattattaaattaacatttatttttatatttttagttttcattgtaatttttagtaatttcattatgtgcttttgtcattttttttttattttttaaaaatatttaggtttatttttatttcagttttagttttcatttatcttcagttaataattttagctcttcaacttaaacttattccagtttataattttcatttagtttaaataaattagtttaaactaatatttatttcaattaacagaaatgtttttaatagttttagataatataatataaaaagggggaaactgtattaataaaatactaaataaaagcattttcactagtggACTCACACTTTTGGAGTTATGGATTGCCCCTTTAATTCTtgtctaattttttttcttttcaggttTGACCTGATGGGCTTAAGCCCAGAAGCCCCAGAGGATGAAGCAGGGATTAAGAAAGCAGCAGAGAACGGTGAGCAAAATTTGTTTTTGGACACACATTCACATTGGAGCAGTTTCCTGAATACAGCATAAGCTGTCCATGACTTGAAAACATCCAAAAATTGGCTTAGTCTGTGTCAGCGAATGTAAGACCACATGAAGAAACGCATCAAGTTTATGAGGGAGACATGTAATGTGAGAGAATATTGTTATATGCTGAAATTTGATTATGTGGCACTAAATATAGACCGCTCCCTCTCTTCAACAGTAAAGGCCATCATTGATCACGAGGTAAAGAATGGTATACCATCCAATCGTATTATTCTTGGTGGCTTCTCTCAGGTAAGTGATCCATCCTGAAAGTTTGTACTATCATTTAAATCGCTGACTGCAGATGATCTTCAGTTCCTGTGTTGTCTGATGTTCAGGGTGGAGCTCTGTCTCTCTACACCGCTCTGACCTCTCAGCAGCAACTAGCGGGTGTTATTGGACTTAGTTGTTGGCTTCCACTTCACAAGACTTTCCCACAGGTACGAGACAGTCAGCAGTGTTGGAGTTTgtgtgagaatgtgtgtgtatgtgtgtatatatatgtatgtatatatataatataatattagggctggggtaaaaatatcaatttctcgatttaattgattgattgtcaTTTTGATGAACTGATATTCATTCTTAAATCCCAAAAATAGGTCTATGGCTGTTTTCAGGTGATGCGTGAACAAAAAttcactaaacattatttgtagcgcgcctcccatccaataaattgcaataagctttgtgttttgttacttttgatatgaaacaaattctgtcaattttatattgaaattcaaataataaataaagcgcctcagttcaagcgaagCGCATGTGAAcggatcatctcttcctctttactactagttatagcatgaaataaacatgaatgaacatcagaaagtATGTTGAAATAAACAGTACAACTCACTGAAATATGtttcatgtaatcgctcaatcagtgtttaaaCCATGGAAATTCGTCGATAAAACATCTTGTCACTTAGTtatatttacctcaggaaagccattcaatTTACATAGCTtgatatttagttaattaaaaacTCTAGAGAGgtgcattttgctaaatatatgcactatattctTTATATTATTAGTTAACCCTaatcttcaatatttaatatgtttgaataatcagtcatgaaaacaagttaaatgacagccactgtttaaatgtttatatttcaaaaagcgaattggagtagaaacataattgtcattaaaaagttattattataaaaacggccttatgtgcaattttaaatgtttgtctACAAATCAGACATGTAATGTAGGCTACATGATATATATCCAAATTAATCAGTATTGAATCGAAATCtgaatttaatttcaaaatcGTACGCTCGTGAATTGATTTCGAATCTTTAAGTTTATGTCAGtgcccagccctaatatatataatcCAATATGTATCTGCTTTTTTCTCCATTAGGCTGCAAGTGGGAGTGGAAACAAGGGCACTCCCATTCTGCAGTGTCATGGCGAGATGGATCCCATGATCCCGGTGCAGTTCGGGGCCATGACAGCAGAGAAGCTCAAGACCATTGTCTCTCCACAGAATGTCACCTTCCGCAGCTACCCGGGTCTCATGCATAGCTCCTGTCCTCAGGTCAGACTTTCTGTAGCGTTCGCAGAAACCTCAGTTTAACTCATTttaccatgtgcaaattcattaagaacagttgcgctgcttcatatttttgtggaaactgtgaaacATTTTCTGATGAGTAGAAAGTGCAAAAGAAaaccatttatttgaaacagacattgtaaatgtctttatacTAGTTGTCTTTTCATTTATtgtcttttgatcaatttaatgtgtccttgctgaataaatgtattaatttcttgaaaaaaaactTACCTACCCCAAACTgttaaacagtagtgtaaatattGCTAAGATTTAGAAGCAAACTCctgttcttaaagggttagttcacccaaaaatgaaaattctgtcattaattactcaccctcatgtcattccacacccgtaagaccttcgttcatcttcggaacacaaatgaagatatttttgatgaaatctaagaggtatatgactcgtccatagacagcaatataatcaccactttcaaggtccagaaaggtactaaagacgagtcatataccactcggatttcatcaaaaatatcttaatttgtgtttcgaagatgaaagacatgagggtgagtaattaatgacagaattttcatttttgggtgaactaaccttttaatagGACACTCCATGTGTAACAGGATGAGGTCTGAACTGAAATCATGCAAAATATTATCTTCGATGTTGTACAGTAGTTTTTATTTGTTCTAACTCTCATACTACTCTCTGATTGGCTTTACAGGAGATGTCTGCTGTGAAGGAATTCATTGAAAAGCAGTTGCCCCGAGTCTGACCTCAACCATAACTCACTGTGACCCTTAGACACTGACCTCTCACCTCCGACCTGCCATTCTCTCACAGGAAACAGCCATGATCCCCTACAACACGAACCATACATGCGCATGAACATTCAGTTGTACATACTGTGAACATGCAACACCACGTCATCTCACGCCTTTCTTTGTAATTTCATACCTCATTAAAAAAgtgatattattattagtgaCAACATTTGGCATCCGTACATACAATAGTATCCCATGAAACCTTGCTCTTTACTTTAAGGGAGACTCATTAACTTTTATCATACATTCCTGTAAGCATTAAATCCGTTTCCCAGTATCTCAGTATCAGTCTCTTTCTCTCAAGCAAGGCGGGAAAGGTAACATTTTTCTAGACGGCTCTGTAGCAGAACTTGGGAGACAGTTCAGATGCTGCAAATCTGTGGTGGTGGAGGAAGTTAGTGAGAGCCGGTGCTGTCTGGAGTGACTCGCGTCACGCTGCTCTGCATGCTGGTCTCATGGTGCATGTCTGCAGTGGGGCTTCGTCGGGATGCTGCAACTCatacttttgtttgtttgttttagcaaATAAACTACTCATTTGAATCTTCCGGTATGCCTTGTTTTTCATGGAATAAGAAATCTGACACCAAGTCTATATGCAAAATTAGGTGATTTACTTACGCAATGCAACTACTTGTATAATaagcttatttaaaataaaccttTTACAAAAAACGCACATAACCAGCTTTAGATCTGAGTATCTTACTGTAAAATAATCAATGATACTAAGCTCTTGACATAATAAGAAAGTGAGTCACTCCAGACGGGGCCGATAATATTTTCCAAAATAGCTTCCCAAATCCTCCCTAATTCCCTGTTCACCTCATAACCACACCATCCTCCACCCACGTGACCAAACACATTCAAGTGTTCTGGGGTCTCAGATggcatatgtatatatatttcaggTTCCATAATAATGCATAAAAGTATTGTTTACTGAAACGACCTATTAACAAAAGATGGAAGGTCACAGTTATG encodes the following:
- the lypla2 gene encoding acyl-protein thioesterase 2, encoding MCGNNMSVPLLAEAVTVSGTEKETAVVIFLHGLGDTGHGWADSMMSIRLPYVKYICPHAPRIPVTLNMKMTMPSWFDLMGLSPEAPEDEAGIKKAAENVKAIIDHEVKNGIPSNRIILGGFSQGGALSLYTALTSQQQLAGVIGLSCWLPLHKTFPQAASGSGNKGTPILQCHGEMDPMIPVQFGAMTAEKLKTIVSPQNVTFRSYPGLMHSSCPQEMSAVKEFIEKQLPRV
- the pithd1 gene encoding PITH domain-containing protein 1, with the translated sequence MSGHGHGHGGGHSHGCCECEHEPAERGVEYELYRRIDIEKLQCLNESRDGDGKLVFKPWDQRTDRTKFVESDADEELLFNIPFTGSVKLKGIIIAGEDDESHPAEMRLFKNIPQMSFDDTSREPEQAFRLNRDPLAELEYPTKIARFSNVEHLSIHISRNFGAESTRVYYIGLRGEFTQAHRHEVTICNYEAAANPADHKVESITPQTQFIS